A window of the Helianthus annuus cultivar XRQ/B chromosome 4, HanXRQr2.0-SUNRISE, whole genome shotgun sequence genome harbors these coding sequences:
- the LOC110937903 gene encoding protein STRUBBELIG-RECEPTOR FAMILY 3-like, giving the protein MDDSRWKLSVLKIVGLMMIFSAQICFGDTDPRDILAINSLYAALGYPPLPGWLVSGGDPCAEGWQGVQCVNSNITGIILNGANLGGELGENLGAFVSIIQIDLSNNHIGGHIPSSLPPTINSLMLSGNQLTGSIPDSLSSLGQMTDLHLNNNHLNGVIPDSFQQLTPLINLDLSANNLSGPLPPSMASLSSLTTLHLQDNHLTGVLDVLQDLPLIALDVENNLLSGPIPPKLLTIPNFRSAGNPFNTTIIPSPSPPVSSPSPSSFGPLPPEIGPGIQVFGQPPPDQPASSGKLKSFMNKKVVWVAIGGFLILVVLAFALCFCMSKCRKKKSTVKVSKDGIAKNSTLNVLKPPEHGENSKNSLTMSSSKGEKVETISKNKEEHVIDMTKVNASSFSTRPLPPQPSPREGVIVKPISAPPATSRRTVKTLNSAKFFSIASLQEYTNSFSPENLVGSGMLATVYKAELPNGKLLAIKKLDNATSRKWSDDQFMELVSNVTKLRNENIVGLEGYCLEHGQRLFVYDYCENGTLHEALHLNDELHEKLSWNSRVHVALQIARALEYLHEVCQPAVVHHNLKSTNILFDSELNGRVSDCGLAPLLPSSHISQLQGSGYGGPELESGNYTYQSDVYCFGVIMLELFTGRKAFDSSRPRGEQFLVRWAISQLHDIEALSRMVDPSLRAACSSKSLSRFADIISLCVQPEPEFRPPMSEIVQSLLHMIQRNP; this is encoded by the exons ATGGATGATTCAAGATGGAAGCTTTCTGTGTTGAAAATTGTGGGGTTGATGATGATTTTCTCTGCTCAAATTTGCTTTGGAGATACTGATCCAAGGGATA TTTTGGCAATAAATAGTCTATATGCGGCTCTTGGCTATCCACCTCTTCCCGGGTGGTTAGTGTCGGGGGGAGACCCGTGTGCGGAAGGTTGGCAAGGTGTTCAATGCGTAAACTCCAACATAACTGGAAT AATTCTTAATGGTGCAAATTTAGGAGGCGAATTGGGTGAGAATTTGGGAGCTTTCGTTTCCATCATACAAAT AGATCTCAGCAATAATCATATTGGAGGTCATATACCGTCAAGCCTTCCACCTACCATCAATAGTTT AATGCTTTCAGGAAACCAGCTTACGGGGAGCATTCCCGACTCTCTTTCCTCGTTAGGCCAAATGACGGACTT aCACTTGAACAACAACCATTTGAATGGAGTAATTCCAGATTCTTTTCAACAACTTACACCCTTAATAAATTT GGATTTGTCTGCTAACAATTTAAGTGGCCCATTGCCCCCTTCAATGGCAAGCTTGTCATCGTTAACAACATT GCACTTACAGGACAATCATCTTACCGGGGTTCTTGATGTGCTGCAAGATCTTCCACTTATAGCTTT AGATGTGGAAAATAATCTTCTCTCGGGGCCCATACCTCCCAAATTATTGACCATTCCAAATTTCAG AAGCGCCGGAAATCCGTTTAATACAACGATTATCCCTTCTCCTTCTCCGCCAGTCTCATCCCCGTCACCGTCATCATTTGGACCACTACCGCCGGAAATAGGGCCAGGAATTCAAGTATTCGGACAACCACCGCCAGATCAGCCGGCTTCTTCCGGAAAACTAAAGTCCTTTATGAATAAAAAAGTCGTGTGGGTTGCAATCGgtggattcttgattcttgttgtACTTGCATTTGCACTTTGCTTTTGTATGTCAAAATGCCGCAAAAAAAAGTCAACGGTCAAAGTTTCAAAGGATGGGATAGCCAAGAACTCTACTCTTAACGTCTTGAAACCACCCGAACATGGAGAAAATAGTAAGAATTCATTGACAATGTCCTCGTCAAAAGGCGAGAAAGTTGAAACGATTTCTAAGAACAAGGAGGAACACGTGATAGACATGACAAAGGTAAATGCAAGTTCGTTTTCAACACGGCCCCTACCGCCTCAACCTTCTCCTCGTGAAGGGGTCATTGTAAAACCGATTTCAGCTCCACCAGCTACCTCCCGCCGCACTGTGAAAACCTTAAACTCCGCTAAGTTTTTCTCGATTGCATCGCTACAAGAGTACACAAATAGCTTTTCTCCGGAAAATCTTGTTGGAAGTGGCATGCTTGCTACCGTATACAAAGCCGAGCTTCCCAACGGAAAG CTGCTAGCGATCAAGAAACTTGACAATGCAACGTCTCGGAAGTGGAGCGATGATCAATTTATGGAGCTAGTTTCGAATGTAACTAAACTTCGAAATGAAAATATAGTTGGACTCGAGGGTTACTGTCTTGAGCATGGTCAAAGACTTTTCGTCTATGATTATTGTGAAAATGGGACGTTACATGAAGCTTTGCATTTAAATGATGAACTTCACGAAAAGCTTTCGTGGAATTCTCGAGTACATGTTGCGCTTCAAATCGCAAGAGCCCTCGA GTACTTGCACGAGGTTTGTCAGCCGGCTGTCGTACACCACAACTTAAAGTCGACAAATATTCTTTTCGACAGTGAGCTCAATGGGCGTGTTTCGGATTGTGGTTTGGCTCCACTATTACCATCTAGCCACATTAGCCAG TTGCAAGGTTCAGGATACGGTGGTCCAGAACTTGAGTCGGGAAATTATACTTACCAGAGTGACGTTTACTGCTTTGGAGTCATTATGTTAGAACTTTTCACCGGCCGAAAAGCTTTTGACAG TTCAAGGCCACGAGGAGAACAATTTCTCGTGAGATGGGCGATATCTCAGTTACATGATATAGAAGCGCTGTCGAGGATGGTCGATCCTTCTTTACGCGCTGCATGTTCTTCCAAGTCCTTATCTCGGTTTGCAGATATTATTTCTCTTTGTGTTCAG CCTGAACCGGAGTTTAGGCCACCGATGTCGGAAATCGTGCAAAGTCTGTTGCATATGATTCAAAGAAATCCTTAA
- the LOC118491622 gene encoding uncharacterized protein LOC118491622: MEKALARYGVTHRLSTAYHPQTSGQVENANRGVKRILEKTVGKSRKDWSEKLDDALWAFRTAYKTPLGTTPFMIVYGKACHLPVELEHRALWALKTVNLDLTEAARRRFFQIHELEALREAAYERSWSIKEKTKALHDRRLRGLKDFKVGDKVLLFNSRLKLIAGKLKSRWSGPYVVKEVFPYGTVELYDEVDKGVWKVNGHRLKHYLGGPIDTTEEEEIPLEDPPTFAEQ, translated from the coding sequence ATGGAAAAGGCACTTGCACGCTACGGTGTCACTCATCGTCTTTCTACCGCGTACCACCCGCAAACTAGTGGCCAAGTAGAGAATGCTAACCGAGGGGTGAAGAGAatcttagagaaaacggtaggaaaaagtagaaaggattggtcggaaAAGCTCGACGACGCTTTGTGGGCATTCCGTACCGCCTATAAGACACCGTTAGGCACAACACCCTTTATGATCGTGTATGGCAAAGCTTGCCATCTTCCGGTAGAATTAGAGCATAGGGCGTTGTGGGCATTAAAAACCGTAAACCTTGACCTTACCGAAGCCGCAAGGAGGAGATTCTTCCAGATTCATGAGTTGGAAGCATTGAGGGAGGCCGCTTATGAAAGATCATGGAGTATCAAGGAGAAAACTAAGGCATTGCATGATAGGCGGTTGAGAGGTTTGAAAGATTTtaaggtaggtgataaagtactTTTGTTCAACTCACGGTTGAAATTGATAGCAGGAAAATTGAAATCGAGGTGGAGTGGCCCGTATGTGGTGAAAGAAGTGTTTCCATACGGCACAGTTGAGCTATACGATGAGGTCGACAAAGGTGTGTGGAAGGTAAACGGCCATAGACTGAAACATTACTTGGGAGGTCCTATTGATACTACtgaagaggaagaaattcctCTAGAGGACCCACCTACCTTTGCCGAACAGTGA